The DNA region GAAGATGCTAATAAAGAATTAGAAGCATTTGCATATTCTGTTTCACATGATTTAAGAGTTCCTCTTAGAGCAATAGATGGTTTTTCTCGTATTGTAATTGAAGACTATGAGGACAAACTTGATGATGAGGGCAAAAGACTTTTAAATGTTGTCAGGGAAAATACCCAGAAAATGGGCCAATTGATTGATGATATTCTTCTTTTATCCCGTGCAGGTCGCCAAGAAATGAAAATATCTCTTATAGACATGGAATCACTTGTAGAAAATATATTCGAAGAATTGAAACCTTCGATGGGAAATAGAGATGTTCAATTAGAACTTAAGTCTCTTCCAAAGGCTTACGGCGATAGGACGCTAATTACTCAGGTTCTTACTAATCTTATTTCTAACTCTATTAAGTTTACAAGAATTAGGGAAAAAGCGATTATTGAAGTGGGTGCAAAAAAAGGAAAAGATGAAAACATTTATTATGTTAGAGATAACGGGGCTGGCTTTGATATGAAATATGTAAATAAACTTTTTGGCCTGTTCCAGAGATTACACGGCGTTGATGAATTTGAAGGTACTGGTGTAGGACTTTCTATTGTTCAGCGCATTATCCGGAGACATGGAGGGCATGTCTGGGGAGAAGGAGAAATCGATAATGGAGCAACCATCTATTTCACGCTTCCAAAGCCGTAGAAAACTGTCAAAATTCTTTGAATTTTGACGCACCGAAAATCTTCGATTTTCAAGTGCTTTGTTTTCTCGGCTACAAAATCGAAGATTTTGTAAGTCGTAGACTTTGGATACCCGAAAATGCGGCGCATTTTCGACGGCTGCCTGATAAAATGGAATAATTTAAAGTTAAATTGGTTAAGGAGATATTAAATGAATTTAAATGAAGTTGAAATCCTTCTTGTAGAAGATAACGAAACGGATGCTGAGCTTACAATTAGAGCATTAAAAAGAAATAATCTTGCCAATAAATTGGTGTGGGCTAAAGATGGTGCTGAAGCGTTGGATTTTATATTTGGCGAAGGTGAATATTCTGAAAGGGATATAGAAAAAGGACTTCCAAGATTGATATTACTTGATTTGAGAATGCCTAAAGTAGATGGTTTAGAAGTCCTTCAGACTATTAAAGCGGATGAAAGAACTAAAATGATCCCTGTAGTTGTCCTTACTTCTTCTAAAGAAGATAGAGATATAGTAGAAAGTTATGAACTTGGAGTAAATAGTTACGTTAGTAAACCCGTTGAATTTGATGCATTTACAGAAGCGGTTTCAACACTTGGATTGTACTGGATGTTACTTAATAATCCACCAGAATAAGAGAGAGTAACATGAAAGAAGAACTTAAAATCCTGATCCTGGAGGACGTTGCCTTTGACGCAGAATTGATAGAGTATGAACTGCGTCGTGAAGGAGTAAAATTTTTATCAAGGCGAGTGGAAACTAAAGAAAGTTTTATAAGTGAACTTGAGGTTCTAAAACCTGATTTGATCCTGGCTGATCATTCTCTTCCTAAGTTCGACGGTCTTTCGGCCTTAAAAATTGCAAATTCAGAATGCCCATATACTCCTTTTTTATTTGTAAGTGGTAAAATAGGTGAAGAGTTTGCAGTAAATGCGCTTAAAGAAGGTGCTACAGACTATATATTCAAAAATAACCTTTCTAAATTAGTACCTGCCATGCAAAGGGCATTAAAGGAGTGTCATGAAAAAATTGAACGTGAAAAAGCACAGAACGCACTGAAAAAGGCGCATTTTGAGCTAGAGCAGCAAGTTTTAGAAAGAACAAAAGCATTATCTCGAGTTAATGATGAGTTACGTGCAGAAATGGATGAACGCGAACGAATAGAAAATAAGCTTAAAAAATCTCTTGAAGAGAAAGAAATACTTTTAAAAGAAATTCACCACAGGGTTAAAAATAATTTACAGATAATAAGCAGCCTTTTAAATCTCCAATCTCGTTATATTAATGATGAGGAAATGCTTGATATTTATAAGGAAAGTCAGAACCGTGTGAAATCTATGGCTATAATACACGAAAAATTGTACCAATCAGAAGATCTGGCAAGGATTGACTTTGGGGACTATGTAAAAAGTTTAGTACTGGACCTGTTCCATTCTTACGGTGTTGATAATATCGAGCCGGATATAAATATCCGTGATGTTTTATTAGATATTAATACAGCGATTCCATGTGGACTTATTGTCAATGAACTGGTAACAAATTCAATAAAACATGGATTTCTGGCAAATAGAACTCGTGCTAACAGCCAATCATTTGATAAAAAAGATAAAATAGCTGTAAATATCACTAAGGAAAATGAAATTTACACCATGTCTGTTTATGATAATGGTATAGGTTTTCCAGATAATTTAGACTTCCGTCATACAGATTCATTAGGTATGCAACTTGTAATTAGTTTAACAAGTCAATTAAGAGGTACAGTGGAGCTTGAAAGAGATAATGGGACATTATTTAAAATTGTTTTTAAAGAAGTTGAGTATAATAATAAATTTTAGGTCCCTTAGAAAATTTTTACATTTATATATTAAAAAACCATTTTATTTTTTATAATGTTTATATCCATGAGTTGTGCAGGTAATGTAATATTTTCATGTGAATACCTTAACTAAATGTTAAGATACTCTCATAAAGATTACAATTTAACATTAATTCATGTGATGAACAGACTAAAAATGAGTGTATGAAGTTCACTGACTTTATATACTATAACATTTAATTAGTTACATGAATATTTTTCAGATCGCGGAAAATTGTTAAATAGTTCATTTACTAAACTGTATAAAAATGACGAATTAACAGTAATAACTATAAAATGTATTCTATTTTTGAAAAGTAATGCATTATCAGAATTTAAATTTAAAAATAAACTTTAGAATTATATAGATTAACTTAAAACAAAGAGGAAATTAGATGGTATTTGAATCAGTTTTCAACGCATTAAATCCAGTATTTAATCCAATTGTTAATACATTTGGTCCGATACTGACTATATTTTTAATAGCTGCTGTGGTTGCATTAATAACCACTGTTGCAACCAAGCTTCTAGTAAATCAGGACAGGCTTGCATTTCTCCAAAAAGAAATGAAGGAATTCAACCAGGAGATGGTGGCGGCAAGAAATTCAAATGATCCAGAAGCACTGGAGAAAATGCAAAAAAAGCAGATGGAGTTCATGGGTCTTCAAAAAGAGATGATGTTCATGTCATTTAAACCAATGATAGTGACATGGGTTCCAATACTTGTTATATATTACTGGATGTTTCAATCACCATTATTGAACCAGGTTGCGGTTAACTTACCTGCATTTGCTTATTATGTGCTTTTAGTTCCGCTATGGCATGCAATTCCACTAAGCTATGTCCATGTACCACTTGGACCACTTGCAGTTTCATGGTTTGGTTGGTACTTCCTGTGTTCATTTGCGCTTTCTCAGATATTCAGGAAATTCCTGGGAGTTAAAAATGCAAGTGCTATGTAATAAAAAAATTTTTATTAAACTAAATATTTCCTGTTAATTTTAAATAAGAGGAAATTATCTTCTTTTTCTTTTTAAAATGAATTTTTAGCACGTTTAAATTGCTATTTGTATAAATTTCTTATTTTAAATGAATTTCTCTGTTTTTTAAGTTTTAAATACTGTATCTGAAAAATTTGTAACTTTTTAAAAGTCATCAAACCCTGCGTTTTATGGGTATAAATCTTAAAAAACCTGTCAAAAAGCTATGATTTTTGGACTTTTATTAAACTGAAAGTTTAGTAGGTTTCCACTTTGACAGCTTTTTAAAAGTCCTAGAATTTCAAAAGGTTTAAATACATAATAATTATATTATTATAATAGTTCTAAAAATATAACTATTATAAAAATTAACTAAATGGAGAAAAAACATGGAAGATTGGTTTAAAGTGAAAAAGGTTGCAGACAAAACATGGGCCATTCATGACAAAACACAGGTGGCATGTTATTTAGTTGAAGGTGAAGAAAAAGCTCTTTTAATTGATACATGCTGGGGACTTGGCAATTTGGAGGAACTGGTTCAATCGATTACACCATTACCTATAAATGTGATAATTACTCATGGGCATCCTGATCACGTGTGTGGTGCATTCCAGTTTAGTGATCTTTATATTTCAAATGAAGATAAAGGCATGTTAAATGCATTTTATAATAAGCAGACACGTAAACAACTTATTGAAAACCGTTTTAAAGACCAGCATTCTGCAGATTTTTCTAAGGAAAAATGGATCAACGCAGAACTGGGCAGTGTTTCAACAATTAAAGAAGGAGATGTGTTTGAGTTAGGTAAAAGGGACCTGAAAGTTATAGCAGTGCCAGGGCATACTCATGGCAGCATCTGTTTACTGGATGAAGAAAATGAACTGCTGTTTTCAGGTGATTCTGTACAAACTGCGCCAGTTTTGATGCATCTTGATACGTCTCTTCCGTTAAGCACATATTTTGACAGCATTGTGCATGTATGTTCATTTGAGGAAGCGTATGATAAAATATTACCGGGACACGGCAAAACTCCCATTGATAAAGCGATTTTAAATGAATTAATAGATGGTGTTTCTGAAATTCTGGAAGGTAAATTGAGTGGAAAACCAGAACAAACATTTTTTGGAGAGGGACTTGTTTGTAAATTTAATAAAACAAGCATCATTTACGATGAAAATCAGTTATGAACTAAATTCAAGTGGAAAATATGCAGGAAAAAGAATTTGAAAAAATGGTGGATAATATTTTAATTTATTATCCTCTGTTTTACAGAAAAATAAAAACATCAATTAACCATGAAAAGCATTCAAGATACAGCAAACCAACTGGATATTACCAGGTACTTGGAATTTTAATTCATGTCGGCCCACTGCCAATATCTGAGATAGGTAAGATGCTTTTTACTTCTAAACCTAATATGACATCTTTAATTGATAGACTGGTCAAAGACGGAAATGTCAAAAGATCACGAAGTAAAGATGATAGGAGAATAGTTAAAGTTGAAATAACTGAAGAGGGTAAGAACTTCTTGATTGAAGGGCGTAAAGCTGTAGAGAAAAATATCAAAGAAAATATTTTAAATTTAACTGAAGCGGAAATTGAAGTTCTTAATGACTCTCTGGAAAATATAAAGAAATTACTCCTAAAAATGGATAATAAGTGATATTTATGGATCATTATAAAACTCATTACAATATTAGTAAAAATAAAATAATCATGATCATGGCAGGTTTGATGGTGGGACTCCTTGTAGCTGCTCTGGATAATTCTATAATCAGTACCGCAATGCCTCGGGTCATTAGCAACTTACAGGGAATGGAATACTATGTATGGCCGTTTACATCTTACATGTTAACATCAACCATTGCAATAATCCTTTTTGGTAAATTATCAGATATTTACGGCAGAAAGATAATTATAATATTTGGAATTATTTTG from Methanobacterium bryantii includes:
- a CDS encoding sensor histidine kinase — translated: MPVISKSIWRRKRTWFAPIFLAAILIFIQLFYQRFGASFSDSYYQLVMIMFIAIVIAFLGERIEKVRILNEMNENLKKESEKLEDANKELEAFAYSVSHDLRVPLRAIDGFSRIVIEDYEDKLDDEGKRLLNVVRENTQKMGQLIDDILLLSRAGRQEMKISLIDMESLVENIFEELKPSMGNRDVQLELKSLPKAYGDRTLITQVLTNLISNSIKFTRIREKAIIEVGAKKGKDENIYYVRDNGAGFDMKYVNKLFGLFQRLHGVDEFEGTGVGLSIVQRIIRRHGGHVWGEGEIDNGATIYFTLPKP
- a CDS encoding DUF106 domain-containing protein is translated as MVFESVFNALNPVFNPIVNTFGPILTIFLIAAVVALITTVATKLLVNQDRLAFLQKEMKEFNQEMVAARNSNDPEALEKMQKKQMEFMGLQKEMMFMSFKPMIVTWVPILVIYYWMFQSPLLNQVAVNLPAFAYYVLLVPLWHAIPLSYVHVPLGPLAVSWFGWYFLCSFALSQIFRKFLGVKNASAM
- a CDS encoding MBL fold metallo-hydrolase, with the protein product MEDWFKVKKVADKTWAIHDKTQVACYLVEGEEKALLIDTCWGLGNLEELVQSITPLPINVIITHGHPDHVCGAFQFSDLYISNEDKGMLNAFYNKQTRKQLIENRFKDQHSADFSKEKWINAELGSVSTIKEGDVFELGKRDLKVIAVPGHTHGSICLLDEENELLFSGDSVQTAPVLMHLDTSLPLSTYFDSIVHVCSFEEAYDKILPGHGKTPIDKAILNELIDGVSEILEGKLSGKPEQTFFGEGLVCKFNKTSIIYDENQL
- a CDS encoding MarR family winged helix-turn-helix transcriptional regulator, producing MQEKEFEKMVDNILIYYPLFYRKIKTSINHEKHSRYSKPTGYYQVLGILIHVGPLPISEIGKMLFTSKPNMTSLIDRLVKDGNVKRSRSKDDRRIVKVEITEEGKNFLIEGRKAVEKNIKENILNLTEAEIEVLNDSLENIKKLLLKMDNK
- a CDS encoding histidine kinase dimerization/phosphoacceptor domain -containing protein codes for the protein MKEELKILILEDVAFDAELIEYELRREGVKFLSRRVETKESFISELEVLKPDLILADHSLPKFDGLSALKIANSECPYTPFLFVSGKIGEEFAVNALKEGATDYIFKNNLSKLVPAMQRALKECHEKIEREKAQNALKKAHFELEQQVLERTKALSRVNDELRAEMDERERIENKLKKSLEEKEILLKEIHHRVKNNLQIISSLLNLQSRYINDEEMLDIYKESQNRVKSMAIIHEKLYQSEDLARIDFGDYVKSLVLDLFHSYGVDNIEPDINIRDVLLDINTAIPCGLIVNELVTNSIKHGFLANRTRANSQSFDKKDKIAVNITKENEIYTMSVYDNGIGFPDNLDFRHTDSLGMQLVISLTSQLRGTVELERDNGTLFKIVFKEVEYNNKF
- a CDS encoding response regulator; this encodes MNLNEVEILLVEDNETDAELTIRALKRNNLANKLVWAKDGAEALDFIFGEGEYSERDIEKGLPRLILLDLRMPKVDGLEVLQTIKADERTKMIPVVVLTSSKEDRDIVESYELGVNSYVSKPVEFDAFTEAVSTLGLYWMLLNNPPE